From the genome of Vicia villosa cultivar HV-30 ecotype Madison, WI linkage group LG2, Vvil1.0, whole genome shotgun sequence, one region includes:
- the LOC131645871 gene encoding probable glutathione S-transferase, with translation MVDVKLLGFWSSPFVHRVIWALKFKGITYEYIEQDRHNKSELLLQSNPIYKKVPVLIHQGKAIVESLVILEYIEETWPENPLLPIDCHDRALARFWIKFGEDSIVSITHLFMRPPKDEKERVKAIEKAQETITIMEEQGLGDKKFFGGNNIGMVDIVYGCLGHWLEGLEEIVGIKLIEEKKFPYLHAWIQNFKQVPLIKENLPDYEKLLVHLQWRRQGYII, from the exons ATGGTAGACGTGAAGCTACTTGGATTTTGGTCTAGCCCTTTTGTTCATAGAGTCATATGGGCTTTAAAATTCAAAGGCATAACCTATGAATACATTGAACAAGATAGACATAACAAAAGTGAGTTACTCCTTCAATCCAATCCTATTTACAAGAAAGTGCCGGTTCTTATTCACCAAGGAAAAGCCATTGTAGAGTCACTTGTTATTCTTGAATACATTGAAGAAACTTGGCCAGAGAATCCATTGCTTCCAATAGATTGCCATGATAGAGCCTTAGCTCGGTTTTGGATTAAATTTGGCGAAGATTCT ATTGTTTCTATAACTCATTTGTTTATGCGACCCCCTAAAGACGAAAAGGAGAGAGTTAAGGCAATAGAAAAAGCACAAGAAACCATCACAATAATGGAAGAGCAAGGCCTAGGGGACAAGAAGTTTTTTGGAGGGAACAATATTGGAATGGTAGACATAGTATATGGATGTCTTGGTCATTGGTTAGAAGGGTTAGAGGAGATTGTTGGGATCAAATTAATTGAGGAAAAGAAATTTCCTTACTTGCATGCATGGATTCAAAACTTTAAGCAAGTTCCTCTAATTAAAGAAAATCTTCCTGATTATGAGAAATTATTGGTCCATCTTCAGTGGCGCAGGCAGGGATATATTATATAG